From the genome of Methylocystis heyeri:
GACCAATAGCGCCTCGGTGGTCTCGATCACCGTGTTGATGAGAGCTTCCACGAGCCGGGATTGCAACTTCGGATGCTCCGCCGCCGTGAAATAGCCCTCGATCAAATGAGCGATGACGTCCGAAGCCGAATAAACCAGATATTCCCGCGAAACGCTCCGCATCAGCGTGGGGTTGACGATGGACGCCACGGGAAACAGCGCCGGAGACATGATGAAGAATTTTTCCCTGGTCTCTTCATTTGTGACCACGGCCGCCGCGTTCATCTCGCTGCCGGTCGCAGCCAAAGTCAGGATGGCGAACAAAGGTAGCGCCGACTCGATGCCCGCTTTCCCGACAAAAAGATCCCAGACGTCGCCGTCATAGCGAAGGCCGGCGGCGATCGCCTTGGCGCTGTCGAGGACCGAGCCGCCGCCGACGCTCAATATGGCGTCGACCTGATGGGCGCGTCCCAGCGAGACGGCTTCCCGCACCTTGGAAATCACAGGATTGCTGACGATGCCGCCAAGTTCGACCCAAGCGACGCCCTTTTCCGCGAGGCTCCGCGCGACGACGTCGAAAAGGCCTTCGCGCTTGATCCGCTCGCTGCCGTAGCAGAGCAGAACCTTCTTGACGCCATGCTCGGAAAGATGCCGACCAATCGTTTGCTCCTTGCCGAGGCCGAATTCGATTTTGGTCGGATTGAAGAATGTAAAATTTTCCACGTGCTCGCCCCCAGGATTGCCGACGCCGCTCTCTCGGGATCGCCGCGATCCCCGGCCGTAAAGTCCATGCGACTTATCCTTTAAAAACATTGGGCCTGCGGGCGGTATAACGTCCCGCCCGATTTCTTGCCCGATCCTCCGACGCGCTGTTCTTTTATGGAAAAATTGGCGGCGTCCATATTACTCTCCGCCGGACCGAGGAGGGCGACATGCCGAACGAGGACATCGCCGCGCTGCATGAGATGCTGGCCCGGGTTATCGATCGCTGGACCCGAGGGGTCTCGGATTGTTCGACCGCGATCCGCAACCTCGGCTTCTTTCGCCGCGAAGCGCCGGTTCCGCCCGCAGTCTGCCTGATCGAGCCCAGCGTCGTGCTCGTCTCTCAGGGGAAAAAGCAGATTTTTGTCGGAGGCGAAGCGTTTCCTTACGACACCGAGCGCTTTCTGATCACATCGCTCGATATCCCCGCCAATTCGGAAACGATCGCAGCCAGCCGGGAGAGCCCTTGTCTGGGGCTGGCCCTGACGCTTGATCTGCGCATCGTGGCGGAGTTGATCGCGCAAGGCGGCCTGCCGCCGCCGCAGGATCCGCCGAGCGGCAGAGGGCTGGTGATCGGCACGCTCACCCCCGCCATTTTGGGGCCGATCAAGCGTCTGGTGGATTTGCTCGACGAACCCGCCGCCATTCCGGTAATTGCGCCGCTCATCCAGAGAGAAATCCATTACCGCCTGCTGATGAGCGATCAGGCGGCGCGTCTATGGCAAATCGCCTCGGTCGGCAGCCAAAGCCATCGGATCGCGCGGGCCATCGACTGGCTGAAGATGAATTACGCCTCGCCCTTCCGGGTCGAGGATCTGGCCGCCCGCGCCCTGATGAGCCCGTCGACCTTCCACCACCACTTTCGGCAACTTACGGCCATGAGCCCCTTGCAATACCAGAAGTGGCTGCGGCTCAATGAAGCGCGCCGGTTGATGCTGAACGAACGCCGGGACGCCGCGGAGGCGGCGTTCCATGTCGGTTATGAAAGTCCATCGCATTTCAGCCGGGACTACAACCGCCTCTTTGGGGCGTCGCCGAAACGGGACATCAAGGCGTTGCGCCGAAACGCCGAAGATCCGGCCCGGTCGGCTCTGGCGCCGAATCCTCATGCCGGTACGGCTGCGCCGGCGCCGGAGATAATAGCCGCCGCGCTCCGTTGAAAGGCTGGAGGTGAAAATCACGCCGGCGCGACGCAGGGCTTCGACGCCCGGACGAATCCGTCCGGGCGAGAGCGCCCCTATGGGATTCTCACCCCCGCGCGACTCTCGGCGCCACATTGTGCAATCTGTGGTCGGCGGAATCGAAGAAGCGCCGCAGATTACGCGCCGCCTGACGAATGCGCTGTTCGTTCTCGACCAGCGCCAGTCTCAGAAAACCTTCGCCATGCTCGCCAAAGCCGACGCCGGGCGCCACCGCCACGTCGGCCTTTTCGATCAGCAGGCTGGAAAATTCGAGACTGCTCAGTCCGGCGAAGCGCTCCGGCACCGGGGCCCAGGCGAACATCGACGCGGTGGGCGACGGGATGTTCCACCCCGCCTGCGCAAAGCTCTCGACCATCACGTCGCGGCGCTTCTTGTAGATTGAGCGCATCTCCTTGATGCAGTCGTCGGGGCCGTTGAGGGCTGCAGCCGCGGCCACCTGTATCGGCGTGAAGGCGCCGTAATCGAGATAGCTCTTCACCCGCGCCAGCGCCGCGCAAAGCCGTTCGTTGCCGACGGCGAAGCCCATGCGCCAGCCCGCCATGGAATAGGTCTTGGACATGGAGGTGAATTCCACGGTGACGTCGAAGGCGCCGGGAACCTGCAACACCGAGGGCGGCGGGTCGTCGTCGAAATAGACCTCGGCGTAGGCGAGATCGGACAGCACGAAAATCTCGTGCTTTTTCGCGAAGGCCACCAGATCCTTGTAGAAATCGAGCGACGCCACCGTGGCCGTGGGATTTGCGGGATAGCACGCGACCACCGCGATGGGCTTGGGGATCGAATGTTTGACCGCGCGCTCGAGCGCCTCGAAATATTGCGGGGTGGGATCGGCCGGGACCGAACGGATCACGCCGCCCGCCATCAGGAATCCGAAAGCGTGGATGGGATAGGAAGGATTGGGCACCAGCACGACGTCGCCGGGGGCCGTGATCGCCTGCGCCATATTGGCGAAGCCCTCTTTCGAGCCCAGCGTCGCGACGACCTGCGTGTCGGGATCGAGTTCGACGCCGAAGCGGCGCCGGTAGTATCCCGCCTGCGCGCGCCGCAGGCCGGCGATGCCCTTGGAGGCGGAATATCTGTCGGTGCGCGGCCGTCCCGCGGTCTCGACCAGTTTTTCGATCACATGCTTGGGCGCCGGCAGGTCCGGATTGCCCATGCCGAGATCGATGATGTCGGCGCCGCCCGCGCGCGCTTTCGCCTTGAGCCGGTTGACCTGCTCGAAGACATAAGGAGGAAGGCGCTTGATGCGATAGAAATCCGACATTAACGAAGTCCGCTGAGGGTTGAGAACCAAGTTGGCGTTCCAGAGCGCGTTCATGTTTCAGGGAAACATGAACGCCCTCCAAGCTTTTGTTTCAACGCATTTCCCACGCCGAACCGGCGTCCGCTTTCGGCTGGAAACGCTCCAGTGTGTTTTCGAGCGACGTGGATAAAGCTCGCGTCAAGAAAACACGATCGAACAGGGAAAGCCGGCGTCTTTCCGGTTCAATCTGAATCGGAACGACTCTAGAGCATTTTTGCCCCGGGAGGAAAACCCGAAATTCCCCCGGCCGCGGGCGCGCCGTCGTCGTGTTTGCGCGCTAGTCGCGATTTTTTTTGGGCGAAGGGCGCGCGGCGGGCGAATCCGGCGTCTTGACGCGGGCCGCGGCCTTCCGGTTCCGCTCCAAAGCCTTTTCGAGGTCCGCTCCCAGCGCGTCCAGCTCGGCCGCGGATTTCTTGTTTGAGGATTTGTCGGTCGGAGCCAGCGGCTTGTAGTCGAGCGAGGACGAATCGGGCCGCGCCTTCTCGACGAAATCGGCCGACGGGGCGGGTTCGGCGCGAAGATGAAGGGCGTCCAGCGCCCTGCCCACCGCTTCGCCGCCGCTCTGCGGCGACTCCTGCGCCAGAGCTTGCCCGCCAAACCACAGAAAAGCCCAGGCGAGGCCCAATTTTGCTGCAGTGCAAAATAACCTGGACGCGCCCGCGCCGCTTATGTCACATTGCGTTAGCGTGCGTAGGGCACTAAATGCTGGGTCGGAACCGGAGCGCATTCGCATCCGCACAATTGATTGATCAGTGACGGCGTGCGTCGCTAGGGGCATAGTGTTGAGATAACAGAATCCGGACCGCTTGGCCACCGGCCGCGTGTCAGGATCGATGGACAGGAATGAGCATGGCCGCCGATCACGAACCAGGCAGGGAGCCTGGACCGGTCAATAAGCCGGCGAAAAGCGTCGCGCAAACTGTTTCCTGGAGCAACAAAATCAAAAAGACAGCCGTTAAGGAAGAGAGCGCCAAAGCTCCGGCCGCGGCGAGGCTGCGTTCTCGCACGGCGCTCAAGGAATCCGTCTCCGCCGTCGCGCCTTTCGCCCCGCCGATCGAATTGCCGCCCGAAGCCCCGGAGGCGACGACGCCCGAACCCGCGCCCCGGGTTCGCCGCGCCCCGGCGAAAAAGGCCAAAACGCCCAGAGCCAAGGCGGCTCCGGCGCAAGCCGCCGAGCCTCCTCGCACCCCGGACGCCGGGCCTCCCCAAGCGATCGGCGCCGCGCCGAACCCCGACGCCGATCGCGAGCCCCGCGAGAACCACGCCCCTCACGCCCCGACGGGAGAATTCGACGCCGCAGCGGAAAACCTCGCCAAGCTCGTCGATCAGGGACGCCGCGTTCTGGCCGCGGCGATGAGCGCGCCCGACCTCAACGAAACCCGCAGCGAACTGGCGCTGGAAATCGCGGACGCCACAAGGACGCTCGGCTCAGTTGCGGAATACTGGATGCTGCAGCCGGAGCGCACCGCCAAGGCGCAGGCGGCCTTGCTGAGCGGGCTCAACGACATCTGGAGCCAGACGCTGCGGCGCTTCGCCGGGGAGGACAGGCCTCCGGTGGTGCCGCCCGATCCCTCCGACAAGCGCTTCGCCTCGGCGGACTGGACCAATAATCCGTTCTTCGATTGCCTGCGCCAGTCTTATTTGCTCACCACGCAATGGGCGAACGACATGGTGGAGCATAGCGAGGGCCTCGATTCCCAGACCCGCTCCAAAGCGGCCTTCTATACGAGGCTGATCTCCAGCGCCTTGTCGCCGTCCAATTTCGTCGCCACCAATCCCGAGCTGCTGCGGGCCACCCTGGCCGCGCGCGGCGGAAATCTGGTCCGCGGAATGGAAATGCTCGCCGAAGATCTTTCGGCCGGCGGCGGCACGCTGAAAATCCGCCAGACCGACCAGAGCAAGTTCCGCCTCGGCGTCGAAATGGCGACGACGCCCGGCAAGGTGATTTTCCGCAACGAGGTCATGGAGCTCATTCAATATGCTCCGACCACTCCCGAGGTCTACGCCCGGCCGCTGCTGATCGTGCCGCCCTGGATCAATAAATATTATGTGATGGACCTCAATCGCGAGAAAAGCTTCGTGCGCTGGGCGGCGGCGCAGGGGCTGACGGTCTTCATCATCTCCTGGGTCAATCCGGACGTGAGCAAAGCCGACCTCGGCTTCGAAGACTACATGCATATGGGGATACTGACCGCGCTCGACGCCATCGAGCAGGCGACGGGGGAAAAACGCATCGCGGCCGCAGGCTATTGCGTCGGCGGCACGCTGCTCGCCTCGACACTCGCCTATATGGCGGCCAAGCGCGACAAGCGCATCGACAGCGCGACCTTCTTCGCCACCCAGGTCGACTTCTCCGAAGCCGGCGACATGCAGATTTTCGTCGACGAGGCGAAGCTTGCCGCCCTGGAGGAGACGATGGCCAAGACCGGCTATCTCGAAGGCGTCAAGATGGCCAACACTTTCAACATGTTGCGGCCGAACGAGCTGGTCTGGAACTATGTCGTCAACAATTATCTGAAAGGGGAATCCCCCTCCGCTTTCGACCTTCTGGCCTGGAACGCGGACAGCACGCGCATACCGCGCGCCAACCATTCCTTCTACCTGCGCAACTGCTATCTCGAAAACAACCTCACCCGCGGGGAGATGGTCATCGACGGGGTCAAGCTGAACCTCAAGAAAGTGACCGTTCCGATCTATGAGATCGCCGCCAGGGAGGACCATATCGCGCCGGCCCGGTCGGTCTTCATCGGTGCGCAATATTTTGGCGGCCCGGTGAAATTCGTGCTCGGCGGCGCGGGTCACATCGCGGGGATCATCAATCCGCCCGACAAGCGCAAATATCAATATTGGATAGGCGGCCCGCCCGTCGGCGCCTATGAGGACTGGCTGAAGAAGGCCCATGAGACCAAGGGCTCATGGTGGCCGGACTGGCTGGAATGGATGAAATCACAGGCGCCCAAGAAGGTTCCCGCCCGCGAGCCCGGCTCGGGAAAGCTCGCGCCGGTCTGCGATGCGCCCGGAGAATATGTGCAGGTGAAAGCCTGAAAAAATCGGTTCGCGTCGAGCGATCCAGAGCGCCTGAAACGCTCTGGATCGCGATGTTGCGCGAAGCCGTCACTCCGCAGGAGGCGCCTCGGCGGCGCTTTTTGCGACTTCGGCGGCGCCCGAAGAAGAAGCGCCCTTTCTTTGAGCCCAACGCCCGGCGACATAGGCCCACCACGGCTCGCCCACATGCAGATGGCGGCGCAGCGGCGTCTTGATGATCGCCAGCACGAGGCCGATGCTGAAAAGACACCAGACCGCAGGCCATTCGTTGATGTTGTTGGTGGTCAGCGCGGCCACGAACGGCCCCGCCACATAGGAAAACAACGTGAAGCGCCAGCTGCCGATCAGCGCGGGCAGCACGAAGGCCGTCAGCGGATAGGAAAGGAAGCCGCGGCCGAGCCAGGCGTTGTCCGCCATGCTGTTGCCGATGCCGTTGGTGGGCACGAGCCAGGCGAGATGCCATTCGCCGTGAACGGTGCAGAGATATTCCCCGCACAGCGGACGCCCGATCTGGCAATGGCCCGCCCAGGAGAAGGGATAGAGCTGGACCAGCATCGCGATCGAGCCGACGAAACAGGCGGCGTAAGCCCATGGCGCCGCCTTGCGCGCGGCTTCCTTGGGCATGAAATACAGCGCCACGGAATTAATGAAGAAAGGCTGGAAGGCGATATGGAGATAACCGAACAGGGTCATCATCTGGTTTAGCGGCGAGTCGCATTGATCGAGAACCCGATAGCTTACCGCCTGCAACGCTTCCATGCTGGCGAAGTAGAGCAGGCACACCCAGA
Proteins encoded in this window:
- a CDS encoding DUF5765 domain-containing protein, with translation MCWSGEASTVLAATGIAGAAYSALKRDPEPLALWVCLLYFASMEALQAVSYRVLDQCDSPLNQMMTLFGYLHIAFQPFFINSVALYFMPKEAARKAAPWAYAACFVGSIAMLVQLYPFSWAGHCQIGRPLCGEYLCTVHGEWHLAWLVPTNGIGNSMADNAWLGRGFLSYPLTAFVLPALIGSWRFTLFSYVAGPFVAALTTNNINEWPAVWCLFSIGLVLAIIKTPLRRHLHVGEPWWAYVAGRWAQRKGASSSGAAEVAKSAAEAPPAE
- a CDS encoding iron-containing alcohol dehydrogenase, whose product is MENFTFFNPTKIEFGLGKEQTIGRHLSEHGVKKVLLCYGSERIKREGLFDVVARSLAEKGVAWVELGGIVSNPVISKVREAVSLGRAHQVDAILSVGGGSVLDSAKAIAAGLRYDGDVWDLFVGKAGIESALPLFAILTLAATGSEMNAAAVVTNEETREKFFIMSPALFPVASIVNPTLMRSVSREYLVYSASDVIAHLIEGYFTAAEHPKLQSRLVEALINTVIETTEALLVDPEDDDARGQFAWAATLALNGLTSAGVSGSSWPNHAIEHAISALFNVPHGAGLSVVMPAWMKWSLSRNPAQFKRFAATVFGVDTAEQGVAALEAWFDKIGTPTRLSQLGLGETQIPAIVENALGNVGAFGIADVYTRETIADILTNAL
- the phaC gene encoding class I poly(R)-hydroxyalkanoic acid synthase — protein: MAADHEPGREPGPVNKPAKSVAQTVSWSNKIKKTAVKEESAKAPAAARLRSRTALKESVSAVAPFAPPIELPPEAPEATTPEPAPRVRRAPAKKAKTPRAKAAPAQAAEPPRTPDAGPPQAIGAAPNPDADREPRENHAPHAPTGEFDAAAENLAKLVDQGRRVLAAAMSAPDLNETRSELALEIADATRTLGSVAEYWMLQPERTAKAQAALLSGLNDIWSQTLRRFAGEDRPPVVPPDPSDKRFASADWTNNPFFDCLRQSYLLTTQWANDMVEHSEGLDSQTRSKAAFYTRLISSALSPSNFVATNPELLRATLAARGGNLVRGMEMLAEDLSAGGGTLKIRQTDQSKFRLGVEMATTPGKVIFRNEVMELIQYAPTTPEVYARPLLIVPPWINKYYVMDLNREKSFVRWAAAQGLTVFIISWVNPDVSKADLGFEDYMHMGILTALDAIEQATGEKRIAAAGYCVGGTLLASTLAYMAAKRDKRIDSATFFATQVDFSEAGDMQIFVDEAKLAALEETMAKTGYLEGVKMANTFNMLRPNELVWNYVVNNYLKGESPSAFDLLAWNADSTRIPRANHSFYLRNCYLENNLTRGEMVIDGVKLNLKKVTVPIYEIAAREDHIAPARSVFIGAQYFGGPVKFVLGGAGHIAGIINPPDKRKYQYWIGGPPVGAYEDWLKKAHETKGSWWPDWLEWMKSQAPKKVPAREPGSGKLAPVCDAPGEYVQVKA
- a CDS encoding LL-diaminopimelate aminotransferase — its product is MSDFYRIKRLPPYVFEQVNRLKAKARAGGADIIDLGMGNPDLPAPKHVIEKLVETAGRPRTDRYSASKGIAGLRRAQAGYYRRRFGVELDPDTQVVATLGSKEGFANMAQAITAPGDVVLVPNPSYPIHAFGFLMAGGVIRSVPADPTPQYFEALERAVKHSIPKPIAVVACYPANPTATVASLDFYKDLVAFAKKHEIFVLSDLAYAEVYFDDDPPPSVLQVPGAFDVTVEFTSMSKTYSMAGWRMGFAVGNERLCAALARVKSYLDYGAFTPIQVAAAAALNGPDDCIKEMRSIYKKRRDVMVESFAQAGWNIPSPTASMFAWAPVPERFAGLSSLEFSSLLIEKADVAVAPGVGFGEHGEGFLRLALVENEQRIRQAARNLRRFFDSADHRLHNVAPRVARG
- a CDS encoding AraC family transcriptional regulator, whose translation is MPNEDIAALHEMLARVIDRWTRGVSDCSTAIRNLGFFRREAPVPPAVCLIEPSVVLVSQGKKQIFVGGEAFPYDTERFLITSLDIPANSETIAASRESPCLGLALTLDLRIVAELIAQGGLPPPQDPPSGRGLVIGTLTPAILGPIKRLVDLLDEPAAIPVIAPLIQREIHYRLLMSDQAARLWQIASVGSQSHRIARAIDWLKMNYASPFRVEDLAARALMSPSTFHHHFRQLTAMSPLQYQKWLRLNEARRLMLNERRDAAEAAFHVGYESPSHFSRDYNRLFGASPKRDIKALRRNAEDPARSALAPNPHAGTAAPAPEIIAAALR